The Lepidochelys kempii isolate rLepKem1 chromosome 20, rLepKem1.hap2, whole genome shotgun sequence sequence GCTCACTGAACAGCATCTTCCTCCCTGAGTTGGCTTCTGGATTGCTGGCTCTGGGGGTCGTTTTGTGGGTGAGCGGGGCCTGTATCTTTGGTTCTCCATGGCATTCAGAAGGCCCCGTCCCTTTAGCCACAGGCAGGCCCAAGGGTTGCTGGTGCAGAGAGATGCCGGGGCGAGGGCCGGGTGGCGGGCATGCCGGAGTACCCAGGGAAGCCCATTGAAAAGTCGCTGGAGTCGGGAGTGTGATAAgtagggagagggggagggggttggaaggAGCCGTCCATGGGAACCTTCCCTCACCCGGCATCCTGGCTCCTtatttctcttcttcccctctcctgctaGAGGAAGCAGTTTGAGGAGGAACGAGCCATCCTCCTGAAGCAGCACTTCCTGAGCACAGTGgcggggctgggacccagagacCCTGGGCGGAGGCAATCGGCCCCACTTGCTGCCCAAGGTGAGCAGGGCCGGACCAGTAAACAGGCTTCCCATCAAGGCATGTGGATTCCCACCACCGGTGGGAAAGGCTCCGCAGGCTCCCAAGGGGACTCTGGAAGAGGCTCTATGGCCCTGTGGTGGGATCTCTGCACCATTTACCAGCATCACTGCTCCCTTGCCATGGGCAGGGACTGCGGGTGAGCTCACCGCTTGTATTGCATGCGGAAGGTGTGAACCCTGCTGCTTGCCCCTGGCTCAGATCATGCCCTGAAGCTCTAAGGCGCCCAACTGGAAGCAGAGCTGGTGCAGAGGGTCTGGACTCCTCCTCCAGGTAGTCTTGACCGACGGCCCTCACACACCCAGCATTGGCTGTATCTACTCTCCTGCGTGTGAGCGCTGTGTGTCTGCTGCCATCCCTTTTCACCCCCTCCTCTCCATGGCTAGTCTGAGTCCTAGCCCCATGGCTGCCTCTaacctcccttccccttcctcctcagCTGCGGAACAGGAGATTCTCCCCCAGCCAAAGAAATGGAACAAACCCACCTACACCCCCTACCCGAAGGCCAACACCCCAGTGGTGCTGGTCAGAAGCAGGCACCTCGCCCCCAGTCCCGTCACACCCAGCACGGCGGAGCTGCTCAGGGTGCTGAAGCTCATCCCGGATAACGGGTACGGAGTAGCATGGGAAGGCCGTGCTCTGTGAGGTGGACCAGGCATAACCTAGTAAATCCCAACTGCTATGGCCAGCTGCATCCCTGCAGCCAGACTGAGCGACCTCCCATACAACTGCAACTGATCTAACCATCGACAGAGCATGGACTGCTGCAGCTATGGGGCTGGGGACTTAGAACAGCCCTGGAGGGTCATGAGCGGCACACAGGTTGGCTGGAAAGCAGGCAATGAGGGCACCccagggcccagcacagggactcGTTGAGGAAAGGGAAGGACATGCACAAAAGGCTGGCTGCAAAATGCTAGAGTAACCAGGACTGGGACCTGTGCCAAggattggggaagcagccgccGAGGATTTTAGATGGCTGGTGGAGGTGGGAACCCAGGAGAAGCTGgaggttgggtgtgggggggagggggtagagagGGGAGTTCTTTAGCAACTACACCCACCAGTAGGATTCAGGTGTTAAGAGCAGCTGCTGTGACTCCTGCACTGTGTTTGGGACCTTCTCGATGTCCCCATGTGTAAGGGAAAGAAAATGCAATTGGGGACCTAGTAGAACATGATTCTGAATCTCTCACCCTGATCTCCccacagacccccaccccccacgcagTCCAGCCAGCAGAGTAATGACCAGAAGGAAAGCCACAAAGACACAGCCTGCCAGACAGAGAGCGAGGACTTCTGGCCCATTAGCAGTGACCTTCTGGACCACTTCTTAGACCGCTCCTTCTAGCCCCTTGCTGCATTTACCTGGAAGAACCTGACCTCTGTGCTACTTGAGCTTGAAGACACTCAGGTTGACCTCACACCACTGTTCCCACCCAGTCCCTCCATTGCTGGAAGAACAGGGTCAGCTCCTCCCAGTGCTGCACAATCTTTGACCACCACTAGTaacatttgtgtgtgggggggggtgtttccccCCCTCCTTGGAAGATCTAATCCACCCTGATGAGTGCTAACTTCTTGCTCAGACCTCCATAGCTGCAGCCTGTGTGGATGGTGACTCAGTAGATGTGATCTCACTACTGGCTCATGAGTTGGGAATTCTCTGCGGAGAGGAATCCCTGCTCTTTGCCTGTAAGCTTTTTATCCTCCCTGGAGGTCTCTGATATTTTTACTTTTTGACAGTCGTGGTTTTAAATATTGGGCTGTTCTATAAAAGCCAGTTAAACGCTGCTTGCTTGGTGCCTTTCTCCACTGAAACCTCCTCAAGGCTGGGTGCTAGCAAACTCCCCCACCCGACCCAGGGATTGTGAATGTAAAAAAACTTGCCTTGGAGAATGGAGAAGGGCTttcccttctgctgctgcctcaTCCAAAATGTTATCCCCCTCCCCTGGGTGTTGCTATTCTGTGTcctggtgctgggggcggggggcttcttagctacttttatatttattataataaagAGACATTTAAAGgtaatgtttttgtcttttaaaatggGGTGACAGCGACGGGGTCTGCTGGGCCAGACGGCGGCGGCAGGGGTGAGGGCAAAAGCAAGCTCCAGCCTTGCCAGGCCAATGTGGGTAAATTTCTGCGGGGGGAGAAGCTGTCTCGGGGGTGGAGCTGCCCAAGGAGTTTGCATGGAGCAGGGCGGCCCTTGCTTCTCGGCCCTGAGCCAGGGATGGCCAAAGTCCTGCACCTCTGGACCCAGGGACTGATGCCCCTTCTTCCTGGCCCGGTCTCTGcttcccatcatgcactggggCGGCTGCCCATGGCTGTCCCTCggtcccagaatgcactggggcagttgtcaagtcacttaatccttcccacaatgcactgcggGGGAGGGTCGGGGACGCCCATGTCGCTCTTTCCCACAATGCACCGGGGGGAGGGTCGGGGACGCCCATGTCGCTCTTTCCCACAATGCACCGGGGGAGAGGGTCGGGGACGCCCATGTCGCTCTTTCCCACAATGCACCGGGGGAGAGGGTCGGGGACGCTCATGTCGCTCCTTCCCACAATGCACCGGGGGAGAGGGTCGGGGACGCCCATGTCGCtccttcccacaatgcactggggGGGCGGAGAGCGAGGGCCAGACCCCTACTTCCCACAATGCCCCGGGCGTCGCCCATTTTTCTTCCTTCCGCCAGGCCCCGCCCACAATGCACCGCGCCGCGGCCCGCCTGCCCCCGCCCGGGCCTGGCCCCCTGCGCCGCGCTGCGGCCGCCTGGCCCCGGCGGGCCCTGTGCGGGGAGGCCCCGGCGCTGGTGCGGGCCTCGGGGCCGGGCGTGGCGCGGCGGCTGCGGGGCCAGGCGGGGGTGCGGCCCGGCTTCCTCAGCGGCCCCGAGGAGGCGGCGCTGGGCCGCGAGCTGGAGCCGCAGCTGCGCCGCCGCCGCTACCAGTTCGACCACTGGGACGGGgtgagccggggggcggggcggggcgagccgcgggagggggcggggcagccggggggcggggcgagccggggggcggggtgagccggggggcggggcggggcgagccgcgggagggggcggggcgagccggggggcggggcagccggggggcgggggcggggtgagccggggggcggggcggggcagccgcgggagggggcggggcgagccggggggcggggcggggcggggcagccgcgggagggggcggggcgagccgggggggcggggcagccggggggcggggcgagccacgggagggggcggggtgagccggggggcggggcggggcagccgcgggagggggcggggcgagccggggggcgggggcggggcgaggcagccgcgggagggggcggggcgagccggggggcggggcggggcagccgcgggagggggcggggcgggggagcctGGGGGGCTGGCAATGGGGAGAACTGGGCGGGTCTGTGGTGGGCAGGGAGCTGAGCTGCAGGAGGGCGGCAGGGAGCTGAGCTGCAGGAGGGCAGCTGGGAGGAGCTGaatgtttggggagggggcaggttgtGAAGTGAGCTCagtattggcggggggggggttagttggggaGGGAGCTAGCAGGTGTCAGGTCTGAGTTAGGAGCCTTTGGGCGTtattggggggatggggggcgaAGCGGATTTTGGGGGGTCCCTCGATTGTTCTAAGCTGGGTTCTGGATGCCTGAGCAGCGCTGTGTGCTCTGAACAGGGAAACTTGGGGGGCTGCAGTTATTGGGGCTAAGCTGGGCTCCataggagctgatgggggctgaGCTGCCCTTTTGTGGGGGCTCAGCCTGGGTATCCAGGGGGTTCTCCTTGACTTCTGTGGTCTTAGCGGGTCTAAGTCGAGCATGTGcttcttgggggcaggggagaggaggctCCTGGTGGAAAAAGGGAAGCAAGCTGGTTATGGGGTGGGAGTGGCTTCTCCGTGCCCTGGGCTCTCTGGGGGGAGGGTGTCTTGGGGGATGGGCGCAGGGGGCAGGCAGCTGGTGGGCCTTACAGGCGAGTGGCTGGCTAGCAGCCGGCCACCCAGTTATTGAGGTGTCCTGAAGGGTTGGGCATGTGAAGGGTGGATGTTGGCTCGCTGGGCATAGGAGAAGTGGGGAACAGAGCGAATTCCCTACCATAGGGATGGGGGGTGCTGAAGGGAGGTCATGGGAGCCAATGCAGGAGTGGGTTGATACGGCTCAGATTGGCCCCAGGTGCGGCGTGGGGTGTCTTGGATAAAGATGGGCACAGGGAATCATCCCCCAGAGGAGCATCCCTCTGTCAGTCGGGGGTTGGGCTTACCTGGGCACAGGACAAAGCGGAGACGCTCCAATTCGTTACCATGGCGTTCTCTCATCCAGGCTATTCATGGCTTCCGGGAAACAGAGATAGCCCAGTGGAGCGAGGAGAGCCAGGAAATCTTGCAGCGGGTCCGGGGTACGGCCTTCCCGCCAGGAATGTCTCCACTCTCGCTAGTCCACGTCCTTGACCTGGATAAAAGCGGCTACATCAAACCTCACGTAGACAGTGTCAAGGTGAAGCTGCAGGGCTCAGATGCGATCTGGTTGGAGGGAGCTGAGGCTGGAGGATcgaaggggctgggtggggatAGAGAGAACAGAGACATTTGGTTTTATCCTTCAGCCAGAGCACCTCGGGCTTCATTGCTCATCCTAAGCTGCGTACGGTCAAGTCAGCGCTGGGAAGCAAAACCTTTATTCTGTAGGGATCGGGGTGGGTGGCTCAGCAGGCTAGGGGGCTGGCACTCTCTGCTCTGAGCTAGTGCCCCAGCGTAGTGCCAGCATGATATCATGGGTTGCTCTTTTGGGTGAAGAATAAAAAGAAAGGCAGGACTACTTTAGCAGTGATGAtcccagggttttgtttttttttttttcaatgcgAGGGGGTATCCCCACATCCTGGCCTAATTCCAATTTAGGTCAATAGTTGGCTCTTCCTAAATTTCCCTGCAGTTTCATTTTGGATATGTGATTCTTCACTCCCTGTCCTAAAATTTCCATGTGTTGCTGTGCGCTGGTAAGCAGCTGCAGCGtgccaccccagaggtggttgcgATCGCTGGGTGGGAGACCTCCGTGCTGGGTTCCAAAGGGCTAGGATGAACAATGGGATAGAAATGCCTGGCTGCATTACTGGCTTTTATCGTTACTTTTCTTCCTCGCATTAGTTTTGCGGCTGCACGATTGCGGGGCTGTCCTTGCTGTCCTCCAGTGTGATGCGGCTGGTCAGCGAACAGAATCCAGAGGACTGGATGGACCTGTTTCTGCCGCGCCGTTCTCTGTACATCCTCAGGTAACGTGGCCCATCAGGTGGGGGTGTGGCGAGCCCTAGACATGACAGCGCTTTGTCTCTGCTGTCAACTTTGTGAGAGGTGCCAGAGGAGGTGATTTCTGAGAGGAGTTAGTtttagaggggtgggggagggaggaatgttAATAATCCCTAGGTCCTGAATAGTTCTTACCAGCAGCACATCTCAGAGGGCTTTACCAAGGAGGTCAGTATAATTATCCctgatttacagatggggaaactgaggcacagagcagaaaAGTGACGTACCCAAGGTCACCCCgcgagccagtggcagagccagaaacagaacctacgtctcctgactcccagtctctacCCACTAGGCCTCAGTGCCTCCCTTagtggcagctggggctggagactGGGCATCCTGATTTCAGTCTCAGCGCAGAGGCCGAGGACTGAATGTGCCGTGGACACTGGACTCACCCTTAGAGGTTCTACCTAAGGCCCATTTTTGGTCcatccccatagtatctgaggactgtatttattctcacaacccCCTGTGGAACAGAGCAGGGCTTTTATACCCAGTGTACtgctgtggaaactgaggcacaaatactaagtgacttgcctgtggtCTCACAGGGGGTCTCTGGCAGTGCATGGAATTGAAGTTGGGTCTCCCTAGTCATATGTTATAGAGTCATAGAGGCCAGTGGCTCTTGGGCTGAGCCAgatttcctctcttccctcctttcACAGAGGCCCGGCTCGCTACGAGTTCACCCACGAGATCCTCAAAGACGAGGAGTCCTTTTTTGATGGCCAGAAGATCCCGCGAGAGAGGAGGATTTCTGTCATCTGCAGGAACCTGCCAGTGCCACCAGCCCCAAGCTAGAGCCACGAGTGGAGCTGTGGGATTGGAAACCAGCCTTCCTCCCCTCtccgggctggagcagagctgactGTTTTCAGTTGATCTGGTTTACGCTTTCACTCCATGGAGGTTTGTAGCCAAGACTAAGCCAGGGGACTTCTCCTGTCAACACGCAGCCATGGAGGAGCCTGTGGATGTGTGTACCCTCAACAACCACCCAGGTACCTACTGTGTCATCAGCAGTGCCATTAACAAATGATTTAATGCACCGTATTGGCTACCCACGGGGCAAGGGAAGCTGGCTTGATTGCATAGGCCGTGTTAAACCCAACAAGTAAAATCTAAAATAGAAATATCTCCCCTGTGATCTTTGTGACGGGGCATGGGGTGACTTTAACAACAGCAGGTAAATAGAATTCAGACAGAAGTGTGCTGCTTCTGTTGGTTTTTAAAGAGAACCGCTGGCGCTGGTGAATTTTGGTGAATTTCcctcattaaaaataatttattttaacctACCTTTTTTCAAagttattattaatcatttttgttccagTAGTTCCTAAAGGCCAGCTGCAAACAGGGCCGCATTGTGGTCTGCCTAAGGGACGACCCTGGGCTAGCTCGAAGGAAGTAATCCTTTCCCATCTGTACCACAAAATAGCCACACGTCTTTTGATCAGTTTCACGGCTTTTATTAGTTTGAAACCACCGTGTACATTTCAGCTGTTCCCAAGACATGCCTGAAAACGAGCAAACAAACACAATCCCGACTCTCTACTAGCGGAAAGaagcaaataaattaaaaagggaCTCTAAGAAGCTCAGGTAGGGaggcagcgggaatgagatcccTAGCCCGCCCTGCCCTTAGTGGaagaaaccaaataaataaataacttagGAATCCATAAATATCTCTTATCGTCCAGCTCTCCCCCTGCACCTGTGTGTAGATGAGCCATGCACACCTCCTCCAGGCAGGATCTCGGGCTCAGagcctccaaggtatttaggctcctaactcccattgttttcagtggaagttaggagcctaaatgcctttgaagtTCCAGGCCTTAGCAAACAAGCTAGCATCTCAGTAATGCAAAGAAACAGGATGGGGTTGGAAGGAGGGGGTGGTGTGAAGTGAACACCATTGTTGTTTTGATAGCagttcccttctcccacccctaGAGGGAGGGCAAAAGTCCCGGCCCCCGTCCTGTGGGATCTGTGGCATGGAGTTTGGGCTTCTCTCAGGCTACGGGTTCAAGGGTGTGGGAGGAAGAAACACTGACTGCTTTAACATCGGCACTACACCCACCCTGCTGACGCACCCTCCCGCCAGCGACATCAGCCCACGCAGGAGCAGGCAGAAGCAGAGAGCTTCTCCACCTCATGCCACTGGTGGCTGTTGTCCAGGAAGGCCACGTCCTCGTAGTGTGTTGGCCGGCAGCAGGGGTCGCCAACGATCTTCTCCTCGCCCAGGGCCGGGATCTCGCTCTTCTGGAGCAGCACGGAGAGCGTCAGGTCGTGGTTGGTGCGGGCCTTGGGGCAGCTCCCACTGCAATACTTGAACAGGATGGTCTCCTCGGAGTCGTAGCCCAGGCCCAGGTCCCTGACGCGCAACAGCAAGCTCCGCAGCCGGCACTCCTGCTCCTCTGGCTGCTCCCACAAGCGTTTCTGACGGCTCTTGGCCGGCTTGGGGGAGGCGTAGGGCAGCAGGTTTCTAGGGTTGTCCGGGACGTGCAGGGAAGGTCCCTTTGGCATGTGCGTCtctgaaacagagagagacagatcACGCCAAACTGGGGAGGGGTGCTGAAGGCACAGCCCAGGCCCGGAATCCCACCCACCACCTCCTTGAGCAGGGAAGAGGGAACCCCTGTATGGCCCAGACTGCCCCTGTGGTGATCCGCCACCACTGGGCAAAGAGGGGAGAATCCTGTCTGCCATTGTGCTTCTGAACCAAGGACAAACTCGGCACCAGGGAGATGGAGACGCTTTGCAGGGAGCTcagaggaaagcagcagcagcagcaatccagAGGCTGCGGCTCCTGGGTGACAGGGCGTAGCTGAATAGCCACTGTGAAGGGACAAGGAGAGTCCCGGGGTGCAGGAGCAAGGGTGACCTCGGATGGCTTTCGGGACGGCTGGCTCTGGGGCTAGAGAGGCTGGCAGAAGCCCCATCAATGGGATCGTTTAAAAGTGAGAAGCGATGCTGAGCTTTTTGCACTGTCAAGTTTTAAGCGACTCAAACCATTGGGGATCCCAGTGATTCTACAGGAGGCTACTCCGATCCTCCACGCAGCGATCCTGCGGTGGACACAGCTGGAGAAGTCAGAGGTTTTGTATTGTTAGGAGGGGAAGACAGGATGTGTTGTACCCACGCTACTAGTCAATATCCCCCCTGTGCTGTATCAGACTAAACTAGAGGGTCCCATACCCTCCCCTGTTGGGTCTGGTCTCATATCCCCCCTCGTTTGTTCACACCAGTGGGTCCTATCGTCCTGTAGCCCTGCTGCATCCAATCTGGGCAATGGCCCATCCCGTTTGGCCTCTTGACTCCAGCCATGACCTGTACTAGATGCGTCAGAGGAAGAAACTAAATCCCCAGTGGCTGGTCATTTAATAATTGGACTGGGGCGGTGGAGGGGGAAGCAGTACCTTCCTGACCCCTCTGTTGTTGCTCACCtcaagccctgaagcatgaggatcaatGGACTTTGTACAGCGAATTGAGTGATGCCATTGACAGTGAACTGAGGGATGGgtttaaccctccccccccacacacacacagatctacCCAGACATTTATTCCATGCTCAGCCCttgcagtatctgagtgcctagaGCGTGCAGCCGCCTAGATTTATAGCGGTAATTTCCCTCGTCTCTACCAGCTGATACTGCACATCTAGCGTGTGCATGTCTTTCTGCTGCTCTGCTCTCGGTCTGCCGGTCCGATGGCTGGGGTTAGAGAGCAGAATCGCCTGCTCTAATCCAGTAATTTTATGTACATATACCCTCCCCTGCCGTGCCCCTAGCTAGCCTCTTAGCAAGGATTGAGTGGCCCCGAGGACTGAACTGAACTCTTCTCCCTGCCAGCTGGAAAATTCATCCCTCTGCTGTCCACTCTACCTTGGGAGCATAGAGAGTGCACTCCGTCGTTAGGGCACTAGCTCACTAAGATCCAGGTGCAATTCCGGGCTCCaccacagattccctgtgtgaccttcgcctccccgtgcctcagtttcctcatgtgtGCAAGGGGGATCATAGCACTGCCTTGCCTCCCAGGCATTTGTGAGGATAAAGCTTGAGGTCAGTTACCCTTAGCCCAGAAATCGCCGGGGTTGGGGAAATAACCGTACAAAATGGGAACATGCCCCCGCCACCCTGGCACTGCCCTGCCTGGGAACAGCACTGAAAGTGTCTCATACCTAGGAGTGCCCAGAGCAGGTCCCTGATGCTGGTACCCGGCTCTTGCTCTTCCATCAGCATGGGCCTCTTGTCTTCCAGTGGCTGGGAGACAGCGGGTCTGACCAGGAGGATGAACGAGATGCTGCAGAGGAGCTGGGATGAATCCATCCTTCCCCAATTAAGCCGGGTTGGCTTCTGAAAGGAAGGTGGCTCATCTCTAATTTATATCCTCCTTGGGATGGCCTGGGGGGTTGGCAGGGCAGGCGTTAACTCTTCGTAATCCTTGAAACATTCCATGCTGGGCCAAATGCAGGGCGGGTTCAGGGGGGCTGGAAGGAGACTCGTTCCCAGCGGAGTCTCTGGCGTTGGTGTCTTGACCCTGCATTCGATCCGGTCTCTCTTTTGCAGTCGGGGTAGAGTCTTTGACTCTGGACGGTAGGATGCTTGCGGCCGAGCTGGCTAGCCGCGAACTGCACTCCAAGGCGGTACCTTGCGCCCGCTCACGTCACCCCGGCCCCGGGTTGTTTGACTGAAAGCGACGTTAGAGCGGTGGGGTTTGGGGAGCTGGGATGGGGTTAAATCCTCGTTCTCTCCCCCTCTGAAAGAGTTAACTGAaaatcttggggaaaaaaaaaaaaagcccaggaTACTTGAATGGAAATTCCTGGACTTGATTACACCCAGATCTGCTGTGCAAATACCTTTGGGGGAGAGCGGGGGGAGATGGAAGGGGGATTGTACATAAATTATAGGGTCGCGGCAGGGGTGGGCTAGGGTAACACGTTGAGCCGGCTGGTAACAGCCTGTTAGTAGAGCATGAGTGCGCCTGGCCGGACGGGCTGCCCAGGCCTGTGTCTGTCTGGCGAGACGGCCGGAAAGGGGGGACTCCTGGCCCTGGTGGATGGGATGGAGCCGGGATTTACTGGGCTTGACTTGGTTCCACGCTGGAGATCAGGCAGGTTTCCCTCTCCTGGCTCTGCGAGGCAGCAATGCTCAGCTGGCTCGAACTTCCCCCTTTCCCACAATGCAGCTCAGGGGGCAGTTGCCGCAGACAACCCTCCAGTTGTAGGCCCAGAGGAGGCAGTGCAGGGCATCAGGTTCACttcaccctcccccagccagaaTTCCTCCCATGAGCACTTTGCCGTCTCTCCCTGATTCGGGGCAGGCCCTGGAAGGCCTCTGACCCAGTCCTGTAGTCACTGTGGTTCCCCCGGAGGGtgctggcaggatcaggccctcagctTCCTGGGCTAGAtaaagaggagaggaagagatggGCAGCAGCCCCTGCTATGCACCCAAACCCCTTTGGCCCTAGGAGGTGGGGGTGCCCGATTTAGCTCTCCACATCCAGGCAGCCTGTGGGGCGTTGGGGTAACCGGTAGCCAGAGGTCAGAAGGGGCCTATTTTTCAGGACAGGCCACTATGTGGCCTCTGATCCCAAGCTAGAAGAAGGCTGCCCTGGGCGGCTTGTGGCCAGCCTGCCTAGTGCCGGCTGCTCCCTGGAACCAACGGCTGGCTGCGTGTGGCACAGACTCTGCCCCTGCTAGACCAGGTGGAGGGCAGGTCACCGCCCCAGAGCTGTGCGCTTCGGGAGGAGCCCGTGCCCTGTTCTACTCGGATGCTTCTTCCATAAACTCGGGAGCCAGCCCAGCCTTCGGGAGCAA is a genomic window containing:
- the PSPN gene encoding persephin, coding for MDSSQLLCSISFILLVRPAVSQPLEDKRPMLMEEQEPGTSIRDLLWALLETHMPKGPSLHVPDNPRNLLPYASPKPAKSRQKRLWEQPEEQECRLRSLLLRVRDLGLGYDSEETILFKYCSGSCPKARTNHDLTLSVLLQKSEIPALGEEKIVGDPCCRPTHYEDVAFLDNSHQWHEVEKLSASACSCVG
- the ALKBH7 gene encoding alpha-ketoglutarate-dependent dioxygenase alkB homolog 7, mitochondrial, whose amino-acid sequence is MHRAAARLPPPGPGPLRRAAAAWPRRALCGEAPALVRASGPGVARRLRGQAGVRPGFLSGPEEAALGRELEPQLRRRRYQFDHWDGAIHGFRETEIAQWSEESQEILQRVRGTAFPPGMSPLSLVHVLDLDKSGYIKPHVDSVKFCGCTIAGLSLLSSSVMRLVSEQNPEDWMDLFLPRRSLYILRGPARYEFTHEILKDEESFFDGQKIPRERRISVICRNLPVPPAPS